The DNA region GAAACACAACCTGTGCTTTAGCCCGGCCCACAAATCAGCCCCACCCTCCTAGACCACGCCTCGCCTGTAAACCACGCCCACAAACCAGCTCCGCCCTCCTTTTGGCTccacctgctgctccttggCCACACCCGCCACCCGTTTGGCCACGCCCCTGCATCTTTCAACAGCCTCGCCCACCGATTTGCATAACCATAGCCACGCCCCTCGCCGCGGGCCCACCCACCCCTCAGGCTCCGCCCCTTCTCACCTGCGCAGGTGCCGTCGGGGGCGGGGCCGAATCCGGGCGGGCAGCGGCCgtcgggggccggggccgggggcggggccgggggcggggccgggccggggccggggccggggccggggccggggccggggccggggccggggctgagcAGCGCGGCCGAGCGCGGCAGGCACAGGTACCCCCCGAAATGGTTCAGGCACTTCATGGATCCCCGGcacggcggcggccccgcccccgcgcaCTCGTCCACGTCTGGAGGGGTCCGGGGGGGCAGTAAAGGGGAAcccccccaaaccagccccgTCACCCACTGAACCCCCAAAGCACCCCGAGAGGGGACCCCGTGCCCCCCTGCCGCGAAACAGCCCCAAGATCTCCCCCAAACACTCCCTGAGACCCCATCGAACTCCCTCAGGActcccccaaaacaccccccgAGACCCTAAACCGCTCCTCTCCAACACCCCCGACCACTCCTGAAGTGACCCTGGGAGCCCCCAAACACCCCTGGGGAGGGAACACCGAGAAGGGACCCCCGAGACACCCCCAGTCCCCAAAACCAGCCTGGGAACCCCCAGAACcccaccacatccctggggGGGCCGGGACCTCCGAATGCCTCCTGCGGACCCcgggacaccccaaaacccgAGAACCCCGCCGCCCTCAAATTTGGGACCCTCAACCCCCCCAGACTGGGGACCCAActtcccccgccccccccaaGTTGGGGGCCCCAACCCTCAGATCCCCTCCCCCACCTTTGCAGTGCTCGGTTTCGGGGTCCCACTCGTACCCATCGCTGCACTCCTGGGGGGGGGGCGAGAGAGAGGGGGTCACCCACCCCCCATGACCCCCCCCAAGTGACCCCACacccctccccccgcccccaccCTCCCCATCTCAGCCCCTCCCCCATCACGACTCCAGAagtttgggaatgggggaggGGCCAAGGtatttttttgggaggggggacTCGGGCgtttggggcgggggggaagATTTCGGGAGGGGAACCAGaacccccccgcccctcccccccaaatCGCCCCTTCCCCACCGCATAATCCTCGGGCTCCTCCAGGTccgggggggccgcgggggccACGGTGGcgctgaggaagaggaggaggagcagcgaGGGGGGGCCCATGGCGCTGAGGGGGTCAGGGGGCGTCACCCCAAACTCTGTGACCCGCCGGAGGGGCCCAGCCCCCTCCTGGCAGCCCCCCCCCTCCATCCCCGGGACGCCCCTCCCCTACCAAAGCCCCCTCCGGGGTTGGGGGAGGAAGGGGCGTCGCTGTGGGGGAGGGGCGTTTCGAGGGGGGGGCCCCGCCGTGGAAGGAGTGGAGGTaagccccccctccccccccccccccaaaaaaaaaccccgtgGCCTCACTTACCCCTCTCGGCTCTGGCCCCTCCCCCGAGGCTCAACAGAtcctccccccccaaaatcgGCCCCGAAGCGCGGGAGGGCCCCTCCCCCATCCCTCAATgcccctccccctcccttcaTTCCCCCAACCCCCCCCGAGATTTGGGGACCCTTCAATTCTCCCCCTCCCAAACCCACCCCTTCCCCAAAATCTCGGGGTCCAACCCCCCAAGCCACCCCCCACAAACGCCTCCAATTCAGCTCCATTTCCACCTCTTTATTactccctcccccccaccccccccccgcccttcTGGGGTCACGTGGGAGGAGCGCCCAAAAATTTCGGGGTTTCCCCCATTTTGGAGCGGTCCCGCTTGCCAGACACCCCCAGCTTTGGGGAGTCTCCATGGGGTTAAGTCGAGGTGTCCCAGTTTTGGAGTCACCCctttttttggggttccccAATTCCCAATGTCCCGATATTTGGGGTGCTGCCACTCCTGCATCCACTGGATTTGGGGTGTCCTAATGCCCACAGTCCCCATTTCCGGGGGATCCCCCGGACTCCAAATATCCAAATTTTGGGATGCTGCTCCTCCATCCTTGGGGCTGTCAGATTTTCGGGATTCCCCCTCTTTTTCGGGTCCCATATTTGGAAGCtgccccatttttggggtgtcccttgCCATTCGGGGGGCAACTCCCAAATCCTTTAATTTCCCAGAGGTGTCGCATCCTCGGGGTACCCCAGTTTTGGGGTCTGCGGTTTTCGGGGCCGGCCCGTTTTTGGGGCTCAGTCGTGGTACATGCGCAGCAGGCAGGCAGTGATGGCGGCCATGTAGCGCTCCCACAGCGCCTGGTGCCTGCAAAACAAGGCAGCCCAAAACTTTGGGGGGGTCCCTCGCTTTCAGGGAACCCCCCTGGTGTTTCAAATCACCCCTCAGCccagttttggggtgtttttaggGTCCCTCTAAAGGTTGCCGGGGAAGATTTGAGGAATCAGGGGGGTTTCCAATTCTGGGGTCTCACCTGAAGCCTGGTAGGTTCCAggggggatctgggggtgcTCAGGGGAATTCGAGGGTGGTTTAAGGGGGTGTTTCCGGttttggggtctcacctgaAGCCGGGCAGGTTTCGGGGTGCCGCCGTGTACTGGGTCAGGAAGAGCCGCAGGTCCCCCGGGCTCCACTTGTCGGAGCGGCAGGGCTCGATCACCTGCGGGGACCCCAAAGCCCACccggatttttttgggggggggtcccagTTTAGAGAATCCTACTCCAGGAATGCCAGGAAGTTTTTTAGGTTCccgtttttggggtcccccctcACCTTCTCCACCAGGTCCACGAAGAAATCCCGAACGTCACGGGCGTGGGTCAACTTCCCCCCCACGTTCACCAGCGCCCGGGACAGCGCCTGGGGGGCACAAGGGTGTTTTGGGCACCCCCCCCAAACCTGGGACcctcccccagagccccccaaacCCGGGAATCCTTCCCAAGCACGGACCCAGTTCTTTGTGGGGGGAGCCCAGGATTTTGGGGAACTCCCATAACCGGGACCACCCTCCCAGGACCACCTGAGCCCCCCAAAAAGAACACCCAGGACCTCAGGGGGCTCTCAGGATTTTGGAGACCCACCtcccatcccaaaattcccttcAGGGGAAACCCAATGctggggaccccccccccacTCACCCACTCACCCCCCACAAAGGTGCCCAGGGGGGTCCCCTGGGATTTTAGGGGGTCCCAGGATTTTTCAAGGGGTTCAGGGGGATTTTGGGTCCCCTCCCCCCCTCAGGACTCCCCCTTTTTTCAGGGGTTCACCTTGAAATTGGCCTCGAGCTCGTTGTAGACCGAGATCTTCCCCCGCAGGGCCGAGCACACCAGGCTAGGGGGAGGAGGTGGTTTGGGGGGACCCAGGGATCCCCCAAAACCGGGGCCCCCCACCGAGGactccagcagcccctcccccccaccccaagaAAGACCCAAGGTTTGGGGGGGGACCCAGGAATTTGGGGCACAAATGGCATTTTTGTGGGGGGCACTGGGCCACCCACCCACAAACTGGAGAAGTCTGGGGAGATCCAAGGGTTTGGGGAGATGAAAGTTTGGGGGATCCCAGGAAATTCTGCAGGACCCGGAGATTTGGGGGACCCGCCCAGTTTTGGGGGCCCCAGGGGTCTGAGGGGGCTCCACTGCTGGGGTGGCCCTGCTCGCAGTGAGCCCGCTTTTGGGGTGCCCCATAGAGTTGGGGTGCCCATTATCAGGGTGTGGCTGTTTTTGCTGTCCCCGTTTTTGGGGTGTCCTtgtcctggggtgtccccatCCTGCGGTGTCACCTCTTGTGCTGGTCCAGCAGGTCCTTGTCGGTCACCAGCACCTTCAGCTCTTTCAGGTCCTGCAGGAAAGACTTGGGCAGGTCCCCATCTGGCTCAGCTGCCTcgggtgctggggacagggggataCCGGGGGTCacgtggggacagggggacactggggacaccacGGAGGTGTCGCAGTCACAGAGACACTGGGGATGCTGGGGACATCTTGGGGTCATGGAAACATTGGTGGTCACCAGGGTCCCTCGGGGTCACCAGAACACCAGGTCACGCCTGGGGGGTTCCCGATGTCACCAGGGGGGTCTCTGAGTGTCCTTGATGTCCCCAAGGCATCTCCTCGCCCAGAGccccccacctccctcccacACTAAAGATGTCACCCACATGTCCCCCACACTGGGGGGTGTCCCCAGGCGCGGGGTGCCGGGTgatttgggggggtggggggcttCCGGGGCTCACCCAGTGCCCCCTGGCTCCAGTGCCCCATCATGCTCTGGGCGCAGGCGGCGAAGTCCCCAAAGGTCAGGAACTGCAGGCGCCGCTTGCCGGTCTCAAAGCGGCTGTTGGCAAAGAACACGATGGCGGCGTAGTCCCTGGGGGGGCAAAACGGGGTGGTCAGGGGTCCCCGGCCTCCAAGGGAACCCCCAAACCTCCCTTAAACCCCTCAACAACCCCAACACCCTCcggcaccccaaatcctccctcaGCACCCTAAACCCCGCCTAAGCACCTCCAAACCCCCCCCACATTCCCAAACCACTCCTAgaacccccaaccccccctCGCAGGTGTTGcctgcaccccaaaaccctcccCCACAATGGGGGTCCTAAAAATCCTTCTTGACCCCCACCAGGActcccctgggacccccccccggCAGCACTGGAGACCTCCCCAGCACCTTCAGGTGGTCCCAACACCCCCTGGGGCCCCCTAAATCCACCCCCAGGGGCAGCCccttgccccccccccccccccccccccaatttgGGCCCCCCCTCAATTTGAAGCCCTGTCCCAATTTGGGGCCTCCCCAGACCCACCGTGCGAGGGGtgggggcagcaggaagagctgctggatgttCTCGGCCAGGGGCCCCCGCAGCTCCTCCACAGCCTTGAAAACTCTCTTGAAGTTGTCAAACTGGGGGGATGGGGAGGGTCAGtgccccaaaatcaccccaaaacccccccagacTCCAGAACCCCCCAGAACCTGCAAAACCCCTTTGAACTCCCCCACTCCGAGCTCCCCAGTAGGGCCAGACCACGCCCCCCGCCAGCCAAAGCCCCCCccgtttttggggttttcctccccatttttggggtttctcccccatttccctccctcctggtTTAGGATTCCCCCGTTtctcccccgccccccccgggtttgggctcccacctggcgccgGCAGCTGCGGATCCCGACCCCGGTGCGGGCGCTGatctcatccagctccttcttGGTGCCCTTGGAGAGTTTCTTACCGAGGAGCTCCCGGGCCAGGGCCTCATCAAAGGCGTAGTACCTGGGGGGcccagcacctgtcccagcgctcccagtccccccacctgtccctccctgttcactcccagtccccccagcgTCCCCAGTTACGCTGttccagtctctcccagtccctccagTTTGCCCAGTACCGCTGCATGAGCACGGCCTGGCACTCGGGGGGatgtcccagtgccccccagtccctcccagtgcccccagtacCGCTGCACGAGCAGCGCCTGCCGCTCGGGGGGGATctggaacagcagctgctgcagcagccgggGCGGGGCGTGCAGGAGCCGCTCCAGCATCTGGAAGGTTCTGTAGTGGTCGCGGGTGTCGCTCTGCAGCACCGCCACCGATGTCCCCTCCCGCTCCAGCACCCCGCCCCGCAGGCGCCGCGCCACCGCCTCGGCCACTGCGACAGGGACGTTGGGGACATTTAGGATGTGAGGGACACTGGGGAGAGCACtgggacatcggggacattgGGGGTGCCATtgggacaccggggacagcactggggacactgggtaTCCCCCAGGTGTGTGCCAAGCGTCCTCCAGATGTGTTCAGGTGTGTCCCACTTGTCCCAGAtgtgtcccagctgtgttccagctgcccctgctgtgtccccagctgtgtcccagccaTTGCTCCTCAGGTGTCCCAGGCGgatcccagctgtgtcccagctgtccccaaatgtcccaagGTGTGTCCCATTGTCCCGAGTGcgtcccagctgtcccaggtgtgtccccggCCATGGCCCAGCTGTCCCGTGTCCCTCACCCGAGTGCCCGTCCAGCCACAGCCGGTACACCTCCTCGTCGATCAGTGTCGTGTTCCCCACAAACACGTCCAGGTCGCTGCTCATCCCTGCGGGGGGCCAcggtgtccccaagtgtccccaaatgtccccagtGGCCCCAAGTAGCCCCAGACACGCTGACCCCACACCGGGACACGCTGACCCTAAACTGGGCCGTACTGGGAACGCCCTGAGCCCCTCCCGCCACCCTGGGATCACCCCGGCCCCAAACTGGCCCGTACTGGGACCCTCTGACCCCAACTGGGCCATACTGGGAATCCCTCCCCACACCCCAGCCCAAACTGGGACCGCCCCCCCGAAACTGGGCCGCACTGGGAGCCCCTCCCCCCCAAAGAGCAGTTACGACCCCTTCCCCCCGGGAGACCGCCGGGACCCTcgcccctcccccagcccctgccccctccccgcccctcccccaccgaCCGGCGCCGTTCCGCGCGCTCCTCGCGCGACGCAGAGCGATGGCGTCACGGGCGCGGCGGTGACGTcacggcggggcggggcctTTCCTGCCCCTCCCCCCGCGGCGCGCGAGCTCCCCACCCCGAGCTCCCCGAGCAAAAACCAGTTCCCACAGTAAGGACCAGCCCCCCCTCGTATGAACCCCTCACTCCCAATAAGAACCAGTCTCAGTCCCAGTAAGAACCAGTCTCTGCCAGTTTATTGGGGGCGGGGCCCCCCCAGTCCCTCGGTGGGGGCGGGGCCGCTCCTCGTGCCGGGGGGGCgctggggagagaggggggaaTACTGAGGCACTGGGGGGCACAAAGAccccccctcccagcacccccagggcgaACTGGGAACATCCTGACCCCAAACTGGGCCATACTGGGattccccctcccccagcccatACTGggccccctcccagccccccgcCCATAATACTGGGAGCCCCCCGACCCCAACCTGGgatcctccccagcccccctgcccaTACTGGTCCCTACTGGTCCGTACTGGGGGGCGCTGGTGCCgctggggggctccggggggccGGGAGTGGCCGGGGGGGGCCCGGGGGAGCCACAAGTCCATAAAGGGCCTCGGTGCCAAAGCCTGGGAGGGTCAAAGGTCACAGCGCCGACATCCCCCATACACAGTGGGGACCCCCCGACACCCCCGGGGGGGCATGGAGGGGTCCCGGTGGGGTTTTGGAGGGGTCCCAGAGGGGTTTTGAGGGTCCTGGGGGAGGTCCCAGGGGGGCTTGGGTGGGTCCAGGGGGGATCTGGGGATCCAAagaggttttgggggtcccggggggaaTTTTGCGGGATCCAGGAGGGCTCGGGGTTTTGGGGGAGTCCCGAAGGGGTTTGCAGGTGTTTGGGGGGGGGCCCCAGCGGGCTCCTGGGGCAGTTTCGGGGGGTCCTGGCTTGGTTTGAGGGTCCATGGAGGGGTTCCAGCACAGTTTTGGGGATCCCAGCGAGGTTTCCCagggcagttttgggggttCTGGCACggttttggggtcccgggggggaGTCccggggtgattttggggtcctgggggggggtctcagggcagttttggggtcccaggggggaTTTTGAGGTCGCACCTGCAGGGCCCGCAGTAGCCTCGTCCCCAGCCCGATGGCGGCGCTGGCGGAGGCGGCCCCGAGGGCGGTGACACCGCGGGTCACCCCCCGCGTCACCCCCCGGGTCAcggccccggggccgccccccagcagcggctgcagcagcaggtcccGGAGCGCCCGCCCTGAGGAGACAgcgggacactggggacacggggggcgGGGGACACCCCCCAGGGTcaggggacacttggggacattggggacactcgGGACACTCACAGAGCCGCAGCACGGCGTGCACGGGGGTGTTGGGGACAcgtggggacacttggggacattggggacactcaCAGAGCCGCAGCACGGCGTGCACGGGGGTGTTGGGGACAcgtggggacacttggggacattggggacactcaCAGAGCCGCAGCACGGCGTTGCACGGGCGCCACTCCCCCCAGCAGCCCCGGCAGTTGGTGACACCGGATGTCCCGAAGCCACTCGGTCACCGCGTAGGACACGAcccggcccagccccagcagcctgcagggagagggggggacagaggggacacggggaggggacgcggggggacacagggatggcgCCTTTGGGGACACGCGGGACCCGCAGGCCCCCGACGGCCCCTTTGttccgtgtgtccccccccgtccctccccgtgtcccccgggTCGCACCCCTGGCGGTGGCAGAGCCGCTTCAGCCGCAGTTGGGAGCAGTTGAGCCGCGCCAGCCCGATCAGGATCCCGGCCAGGGCACcctggggacagcgaggggacagcgaggggacagcgtcagcggggacagggacaccggggacagggacaccggggacagggacaccggGAACAGCGTCAgcgggggacagggacaccggggacagggacaccggggacagggacaccggGAACAGCGTcagcggggacagggacaccggggacagggacactgggggagCACGgccacccctgtccctgtcacctgcTCCATGGTGACGGCGCTTGCCGCGGTAGTCCAGCCAGACGGGGACATCGGCCGTGAACCGGAACTCGCTGCGGACACGGGGACAGCCCTGTCACCTCCCGTCACCCCCAGGAacaccccagcccctcccagtccctcccagggGCCCCAGTCCCACCGGAAGTAGATCGGGGGGGTCTCGTTTCGGGCTCCTCGTCCGGGGGCGGCTCCGGCTGGGGGGGGTCCCCGACCCCGGGGCAGGCTGcgaaaggggcggggggggggagggacaGTGAGGAGACCCCAAATCCCGGTACACCCCCCGAACCCCGGCCCCGAACCCCCTCCTTCCATtccaccccccgcccccccggtACCGGGCGAGGGTCCTGGCGGGGGCCCCGTGGGGGGGCTCAGGTGGGTGATGAAGCCGCCGGCGAAATCCCTGAGGAAAATCAGCGcgtcctgggggggggggggcaaggACAGCgtgagacccccccccccaaaaacagCCCCCCCCCGCTCCCTCCCAGGACCCTCCCGACACCTCCGGCACCCTCCCAggcccccaaaaccccccaggacccccccagaACCCTCCCAAGCCCCGCCCCGGACCTCAGACCCACCCCCCAAAGACACCctgaccccccaaacccccccccggGGCCCTCCAGACCTCCCCAGGACCCTCCCGACACACCCAGGACCCCCCGGAACCCTCCCAGGacgccccccccgccccctcccccggcccccccgccccaccTGGTCGATGTGCAGGCGCAGGGGGGTCACAGTGACCCTGAGGCAGCACTCGGGGACCCCCCCGGGGGGGGGCGGGTGGGGCAGGACCCGCAGCGCCTTGagccagagctgggggtgcGGGGGGGCACAGAGAGGGGAGGTCAGAAAGGGGGGGGTTCAGAAAGGAGGGGGGAGGAATAGGGGACAAATTCAGGGAGCAAAATGGGATTAGAAAGAGGAAGTCAGATTTGGGGGGGCTTGGGGGCAGATTTGGGGTCACATTTGGGGATTTGGTGGGCAGTGGGGAGGTCTCAGGAGGGTCGCATTTAGGGGATGGGGGGTCAGATT from Corvus hawaiiensis isolate bCorHaw1 chromosome 34 unlocalized genomic scaffold, bCorHaw1.pri.cur SUPER_34g, whole genome shotgun sequence includes:
- the LOC125320786 gene encoding acidic fibroblast growth factor intracellular-binding protein produces the protein MSSDLDVFVGNTTLIDEEVYRLWLDGHSVAEAVARRLRGGVLEREGTSVAVLQSDTRDHYRTFQMLERLLHAPPRLLQQLLFQIPPERQALLVQRYYAFDEALARELLGKKLSKGTKKELDEISARTGVGIRSCRRQFDNFKRVFKAVEELRGPLAENIQQLFLLPPPLARDYAAIVFFANSRFETGKRRLQFLTFGDFAACAQSMMGHWSQGALAPEAAEPDGDLPKSFLQDLKELKVLVTDKDLLDQHKSLVCSALRGKISVYNELEANFKALSRALVNVGGKLTHARDVRDFFVDLVEKVIEPCRSDKWSPGDLRLFLTQYTAAPRNLPGFRHQALWERYMAAITACLLRMYHD
- the LOC125320785 gene encoding autophagy-related protein 2 homolog A-like — translated: MELHLGKVCLQHETYAAEPWGAAGGSRGGPLGPGEVPTSRLVLLVPELELRDRLGGGPAPPFLSRHPRGGPPPQPPTLWLKALRVLPHPPPPGGVPECCLRVTVTPLRLHIDQDALIFLRDFAGGFITHLSPPTGPPPGPSPACPGVGDPPQPEPPPDEEPETRPPRSTSASSGSRPMSPSGWTTAASAVTMEQGALAGILIGLARLNCSQLRLKRLCHRQGLLGLGRVVSYAVTEWLRDIRCHQLPGLLGGVAPVQRRAAALAGAPGPAAAAAAGGRPRGRDPGGDAGGDPRCHRPRGRLRQRRHRAGDEATAGPAGFGTEALYGLVAPPGPPRPLPAPRSPPAAPAPPTPPRHEERPRPHRGTGGAPPPINWQRLVLTGTETGSYWE